In Methanoregula sp., a single genomic region encodes these proteins:
- a CDS encoding RidA family protein, translating into MAETNKIILVLVFICGLLAGCVIYAILAPQPIHPEKRVVFTENAPKPIGPYSQAVLSGDFLFLSGQIGIDPATGNLSGTADEQTTRAMENLHAVLQESGLGFGDVVQTRIYLVNMSDWNTVNGIYGSYFTGGYPARATVQVAELPKGAKVEIEMVAQKR; encoded by the coding sequence ATGGCAGAAACGAATAAGATCATTCTTGTGCTGGTGTTTATCTGCGGCCTTCTGGCCGGCTGCGTGATCTACGCAATACTCGCACCCCAACCCATTCACCCGGAAAAACGGGTCGTCTTTACCGAAAACGCACCCAAACCCATCGGGCCGTACAGCCAGGCAGTCCTGTCCGGCGATTTTCTGTTCCTGTCAGGCCAGATCGGTATCGATCCTGCAACCGGCAATCTCTCCGGTACTGCTGATGAGCAGACAACCCGGGCAATGGAGAACCTCCATGCGGTCTTACAGGAATCCGGCCTCGGGTTTGGCGACGTGGTCCAGACAAGGATATACCTGGTGAACATGAGCGACTGGAACACGGTTAACGGGATCTACGGGTCATACTTCACCGGAGGGTACCCGGCACGGGCTACCGTGCAGGTCGCTGAGTTGCCCAAAGGGGCAAAAGTCGAGATCGAGATGGTGGCACAGAAACGGTAG
- a CDS encoding pyridoxamine 5'-phosphate oxidase family protein → MVALTGEIKELFAKIKLFPIATASKKGIPNVTPIAFVILVNDDTVWLADNFMLKTLANVKENPHIAVYLYDSDSRKCCQVKGTVEVKTSGADYDRMKKMVQEKKPGLPAKSLLIMKITEVYECMPGPAAGKKIL, encoded by the coding sequence ATGGTTGCACTTACCGGAGAAATAAAGGAATTATTTGCCAAAATCAAGCTCTTCCCCATTGCCACAGCGTCAAAAAAAGGGATTCCGAATGTCACTCCCATCGCGTTTGTCATACTGGTCAACGATGATACGGTCTGGCTTGCAGACAATTTCATGTTAAAAACGCTTGCAAATGTCAAGGAGAACCCGCACATTGCAGTGTACCTGTACGATTCCGACAGCAGGAAGTGCTGTCAGGTCAAGGGCACGGTTGAGGTAAAAACAAGCGGGGCTGATTACGACAGGATGAAAAAGATGGTGCAAGAGAAGAAACCCGGCCTTCCGGCAAAATCACTCCTGATCATGAAGATCACCGAGGTCTATGAATGCATGCCCGGACCGGCGGCAGGAAAAAAGATACTTTGA
- a CDS encoding PAS domain S-box protein, producing the protein MISVLYVDDETGLLELGRDFLEMTGDFKVDLQESAVAALEHLATHTYDAIIADYQMPVMDGLEFLRQVRLHYGQVPFILFTGRGREEVVILALNDGADYYLQKGGEPQSQFAELAHKIRLAVHRRQADLALEESERRYRDVVETQTEFISRFKPDGTHVFVNEAYCRYFKKPRDEIVGHRFIPEIPADDRARIGRHLASLTKDHPTADIEHRIVMADGTIHWHWWSDHAIFDESGRLVEYQSVGKDITDRKRAEEALREREHRLETLGMSIPGAIYQFVLTPDGKYHFLYVCGRWKELFGVAPEDAAVSSESTFAAILPEDVPEVNRTIALSASTRELWHCEFRTRVNGKIRWVLGRSLPEQPRRDGSILWNGVLIDITGRKLAEEELKKSENLYRAIFDNTGAATIIIAPDTTILLANAGWEKLTGVPRADQEKKLSWTVFIDKDDVERMKQYHYARRKDTSLAPTVYECRVIDAKKTVHNCFVHVDMITGTKNSVASLVDITERRKAEDELRAAYEQLTAAEEELQAQFDELKFNQQKIRESEEKYRSIIENLQDAFYRTDLKGNLILVSPSFALELGYDSVDEVLGKNVADDFYFNPADRDLFLKKLAETGELDEYRVLIKKRDGSPMAISVASHIYHDEMNNPAGVEGMIHILKENGEAAEPDKK; encoded by the coding sequence ATGATCTCAGTCCTCTACGTGGATGACGAAACGGGACTTCTGGAACTCGGCAGGGACTTCCTTGAAATGACCGGGGACTTCAAGGTAGATCTACAGGAGTCTGCAGTTGCCGCGCTGGAGCACCTGGCGACCCACACGTATGATGCCATCATTGCCGACTACCAGATGCCGGTGATGGATGGCCTCGAATTCCTGCGACAGGTCCGTCTCCATTACGGGCAGGTGCCGTTCATCCTCTTCACGGGGAGAGGACGCGAGGAAGTCGTAATTCTTGCACTCAACGATGGTGCGGACTATTACCTCCAGAAAGGCGGGGAGCCGCAATCCCAGTTCGCCGAGCTGGCACATAAGATCCGGCTTGCCGTCCACAGGAGGCAGGCAGACCTTGCCCTTGAAGAGAGCGAGCGCAGGTACCGCGATGTTGTTGAGACCCAGACGGAATTCATCAGCCGGTTCAAACCCGACGGAACCCATGTATTTGTCAATGAAGCATACTGCAGGTATTTTAAAAAACCGCGTGACGAGATAGTCGGGCACCGTTTTATCCCGGAGATTCCTGCCGATGATCGTGCCCGTATTGGACGCCATCTTGCCTCTCTTACAAAAGATCATCCCACCGCTGATATTGAGCACAGGATCGTCATGGCCGATGGCACCATTCACTGGCACTGGTGGAGCGACCATGCCATCTTTGACGAATCCGGCCGGCTGGTCGAATACCAGTCGGTAGGGAAAGATATCACCGACCGGAAACGGGCGGAAGAGGCCCTCAGAGAGCGGGAGCACCGCCTCGAGACGCTGGGCATGAGTATCCCCGGTGCAATCTACCAGTTTGTGCTGACTCCTGATGGGAAATACCACTTCCTGTACGTGTGCGGAAGATGGAAGGAATTATTCGGGGTTGCTCCGGAAGATGCTGCGGTGTCTTCAGAATCGACATTTGCAGCAATATTACCCGAGGACGTACCAGAAGTCAACCGCACGATAGCCCTGTCTGCCTCCACAAGGGAACTCTGGCATTGCGAATTCAGGACGCGTGTCAACGGAAAAATCCGATGGGTTCTTGGACGATCATTACCGGAACAACCCCGTCGCGATGGCAGCATCCTGTGGAACGGCGTCCTGATCGATATCACCGGCCGGAAACTGGCAGAAGAGGAACTGAAAAAATCCGAGAACCTGTACCGGGCAATCTTCGACAACACCGGTGCTGCCACCATTATCATTGCGCCTGACACCACCATCCTGCTGGCAAATGCCGGCTGGGAGAAACTGACCGGGGTACCACGGGCTGATCAGGAGAAAAAACTCAGCTGGACGGTCTTTATCGACAAGGATGATGTAGAGCGGATGAAACAGTACCATTACGCCCGGCGGAAGGACACCTCTCTTGCACCGACGGTATACGAGTGCCGGGTTATCGATGCGAAAAAGACAGTTCATAACTGCTTTGTCCACGTCGACATGATCACGGGAACAAAAAACAGCGTGGCATCCCTTGTGGACATTACCGAACGGCGGAAAGCCGAGGATGAACTGCGGGCAGCATACGAGCAGCTGACCGCAGCGGAAGAAGAACTGCAGGCCCAGTTTGACGAACTGAAATTCAACCAGCAGAAGATACGGGAGAGCGAGGAGAAGTACCGGTCGATCATCGAGAACCTGCAGGACGCCTTTTACCGGACAGACCTGAAGGGCAACCTTATCCTTGTCAGCCCGTCATTTGCATTGGAACTGGGGTACGATTCGGTTGACGAGGTGCTTGGGAAAAATGTTGCTGATGATTTCTACTTCAACCCCGCGGATCGCGACCTCTTCCTTAAAAAACTCGCTGAAACCGGAGAACTGGATGAGTACCGGGTCCTCATAAAGAAGCGGGATGGATCCCCGATGGCAATATCGGTTGCGAGCCACATCTATCATGACGAGATGAATAATCCTGCCGGAGTCGAAGGGATGATCCATATACTCAAAGAGAACGGGGAGGCAGCGGAACCCGACAAAAAATAA
- a CDS encoding PAS domain S-box protein, producing the protein MESTQNENFCIEAGFLDNALVMIAVLDEKGRVVSWNHAAETITGYSREEVFGSNAVWKNLYPDRDYRKSVTQKIANILKTKNSFENLETSILTRSGKTHIILWNTKKIDAGGLSRAIAVGMDITAEREASAFRENIIDNAFVLITVIDPDGKIQVWNKAAEMITGYSPDEVIGHRDIWKKLYPDAEYRRSITQKISRIISEHNHFENLETIIRTKNGDPRIISWNTRQIGAGGIYHEIAIARDITEQRKAEDALVAYMTEMTMRLKQPVGIISTTLLESADLIKQGMLTQQEIILMLEGQARNATQIEANIRQFQSAIVEKNRSIPEAYRKFLER; encoded by the coding sequence ATGGAAAGTACACAGAACGAAAATTTCTGTATCGAGGCAGGTTTCCTTGACAATGCTCTTGTCATGATCGCTGTACTCGATGAAAAGGGCCGGGTCGTTTCATGGAATCATGCGGCAGAAACCATCACCGGCTATTCACGTGAGGAAGTGTTCGGCAGCAACGCGGTCTGGAAAAATCTCTATCCTGACAGGGATTATCGTAAAAGTGTTACGCAGAAAATTGCGAATATCCTTAAAACAAAAAACTCTTTTGAAAATCTTGAAACCTCCATTCTTACGCGGTCAGGAAAGACCCATATCATTCTCTGGAATACCAAAAAGATCGACGCAGGGGGTCTTTCAAGGGCCATTGCCGTCGGCATGGATATTACGGCTGAGCGGGAGGCCAGTGCATTCCGTGAGAATATCATTGACAATGCCTTTGTACTCATCACGGTTATCGATCCGGACGGGAAAATCCAGGTCTGGAACAAGGCAGCAGAGATGATAACCGGCTATTCCCCCGATGAGGTAATCGGACATCGTGATATCTGGAAAAAACTCTATCCCGATGCTGAATATCGCCGGAGCATAACGCAGAAGATATCCAGAATTATTTCCGAACACAATCATTTTGAAAACCTTGAGACGATAATACGCACGAAAAACGGCGACCCGCGGATCATATCCTGGAACACCCGGCAGATTGGGGCCGGCGGGATATACCACGAGATCGCTATCGCGAGGGACATCACCGAGCAGCGCAAGGCTGAGGATGCTTTGGTTGCCTATATGACCGAGATGACCATGCGACTGAAACAGCCGGTCGGGATCATCAGTACTACCCTCCTGGAATCCGCAGATCTCATAAAACAGGGGATGCTCACCCAGCAGGAAATTATCCTGATGCTCGAAGGTCAGGCCCGTAACGCCACCCAGATCGAGGCAAATATCCGTCAGTTCCAGTCCGCGATTGTTGAGAAGAACCGATCGATTCCCGAAGCATACCGGAAATTCCTGGAACGGTGA